One genomic window of Burkholderia plantarii includes the following:
- a CDS encoding conjugal transfer protein TraG N-terminal domain-containing protein gives MEIDTYGNVDTLYYVLNGVASFMGSGSFSGLMRFTLLSGLLIALVAAIGRKSTDIVKWFASAMLMTQLVVAPVENVFITDVTGIEPTREVDHVPAYLAAIAQASTTVSRSLTQAYETVFSVPDTLGLQKGDLGFGVSVLQKVNQAQVVDPGLQADLMQFFKECTVYDIQDGAINPQTIMSGTDPFNTVFTQTSPARYVTTNTLTASPTTDTCSATGTLLLIRVTDAEQNAEQIYGKEMYPDISDASAAKAAFVNAIGDSYGFILQSSQNASSALRQAMFNNVWRQAGAELPAMLNDPGRVAEVNALISSAQAGVAANGSMTTTMILAKEALPTYRNYIEAILYALFPIVLVLSLIGGGDAAKRTLGAYAKILLWIGLWPVIFAMLNGLSLIHLRSKMLAMSLQAGVPFGMAPKFSSTLLDEQALLGYMIVTTPVIAWGIINVASWSAERLASLATGAFTTPAQQIGGQQAQGDENIGNSHLDNSSVGNSTRNVISANKYDTSGLYRAGSVTVEQGTGSSFTNFANGLITRSDSQSSFGFGATAQSATERSLGTDTSTGISASRTSSTFAGSERVASTTNTVGNSSDRATTQRSSDDASSGTRGSQTEATDRRRAVEQQATDSYEHSTSGETNWRLGADARAGLGADKSFGEGNPANAETAGTPGQTSNGRAGTPTTRQSSTPAGAGSASTNSEVYDLQKEEDLVRRATALGKSPTEIEALRNGYRSKTRAAAAIAGEGEGRGGFGGKLGFDLDLGGGYAQRFVNSDTQRFADQRTSQEGETSSEQISREGSQTHSEATAEESGQHARNEQSASLTEQASSGMRDSADTSRSSDLRQRGSTQQVSRLEQTQNLLTPAHLRDVATRNGMSYSRMMTLPETQLRQLISDDSATREILRQNSAVPTRALNGGRLPTTERAVVSQGAGTPRSDVAASFERMATNVGSTDTTPVEINTLAPRVVRDAHDRVDAMESRIGNDAERPLTRVREKVDLPDAMQRLTEPENDAARALPARSDAYRAAARRESLENAGGGSRNAPNAGSQQVPGDVAHGMNPQKLSDADIKIVEVGQAEAPRGNVGEATAAAGAVVDRPPSAASHKVNASASPVVAAGSTDAMPPPERVGDSANLPIVDGAQRPSAFGGQESGKSPATSPSPQHNFQDQLKNGPGRPTGDQ, from the coding sequence ATGGAAATCGACACGTACGGGAACGTCGACACGCTCTACTACGTGTTGAACGGCGTCGCATCCTTCATGGGCAGCGGCTCGTTCAGTGGCCTGATGCGCTTCACGCTGCTGAGCGGCCTGTTGATCGCGCTCGTCGCGGCCATCGGGCGCAAGAGCACCGACATCGTGAAGTGGTTCGCGAGCGCGATGCTCATGACCCAGCTGGTCGTCGCGCCGGTCGAGAACGTGTTCATCACGGACGTGACCGGTATCGAGCCCACCCGCGAGGTGGACCACGTGCCCGCCTATCTGGCCGCAATCGCACAGGCGAGCACCACGGTGTCGAGGTCGCTCACCCAGGCGTACGAGACGGTGTTCAGCGTGCCGGACACGTTGGGGCTGCAGAAGGGCGATCTCGGATTCGGGGTCTCGGTACTCCAGAAGGTGAACCAGGCGCAGGTCGTGGACCCCGGCCTGCAGGCGGACTTGATGCAATTCTTCAAGGAATGCACCGTCTACGACATCCAGGACGGGGCGATCAACCCCCAAACGATCATGAGCGGCACCGATCCGTTCAACACCGTCTTCACCCAGACGAGCCCGGCTCGCTACGTGACGACCAACACGCTGACTGCGAGTCCGACGACGGACACCTGCTCGGCCACCGGAACGCTGCTGCTGATCCGCGTGACGGACGCGGAGCAAAACGCAGAGCAGATCTACGGCAAGGAGATGTATCCCGATATCAGCGACGCGTCGGCCGCCAAGGCGGCATTTGTCAACGCGATTGGCGACTCGTACGGCTTCATTCTGCAATCGTCGCAGAACGCTTCGTCGGCGCTGCGCCAAGCGATGTTCAACAACGTCTGGCGTCAAGCCGGTGCCGAGCTGCCGGCGATGCTCAATGACCCGGGCCGCGTTGCCGAGGTGAACGCGCTGATCAGCTCGGCGCAGGCCGGTGTGGCCGCCAACGGATCGATGACGACCACGATGATTCTTGCGAAGGAAGCGCTGCCCACGTATCGCAATTACATCGAGGCGATCCTCTATGCCTTGTTTCCGATTGTGCTCGTCCTTTCCCTGATCGGCGGGGGAGACGCGGCAAAGCGAACCCTCGGGGCATACGCCAAGATCCTCCTGTGGATTGGGCTCTGGCCGGTGATCTTCGCGATGCTCAACGGGCTTTCGTTGATCCACCTGCGGAGCAAGATGCTGGCAATGTCACTGCAGGCTGGCGTTCCGTTTGGAATGGCACCGAAGTTCAGCAGCACGTTGTTAGACGAACAAGCCTTGCTCGGCTACATGATCGTTACGACTCCCGTCATCGCGTGGGGCATCATCAATGTCGCGAGTTGGAGCGCAGAGCGCCTCGCCTCGCTGGCGACAGGGGCCTTCACGACGCCGGCTCAGCAGATCGGCGGCCAGCAGGCCCAAGGTGACGAGAACATCGGTAATAGCCACCTGGACAATTCGTCGGTGGGCAACTCGACGCGCAATGTGATCTCGGCGAACAAATACGACACCTCGGGTCTCTATCGGGCCGGGTCCGTGACCGTCGAGCAGGGCACGGGTTCGTCGTTCACGAACTTCGCCAACGGGCTTATCACGCGCAGCGACTCTCAGAGCAGTTTTGGATTCGGCGCGACGGCGCAGAGCGCGACGGAACGTTCCCTCGGCACCGACACATCGACAGGCATCTCGGCCAGCCGAACGAGTTCTACGTTCGCGGGCTCCGAGCGGGTAGCCTCTACGACCAATACAGTTGGAAATAGCTCTGATAGAGCGACGACCCAGAGAAGTAGCGACGACGCGAGTAGTGGCACGAGAGGCTCCCAGACCGAGGCGACTGATCGTCGACGGGCGGTCGAGCAGCAGGCGACCGACAGCTACGAGCATTCAACGTCAGGAGAGACGAACTGGCGCCTTGGAGCTGATGCTCGAGCCGGTTTGGGCGCAGATAAGTCCTTTGGTGAAGGAAATCCGGCGAATGCTGAGACTGCCGGAACGCCAGGGCAGACTTCCAATGGACGTGCCGGTACGCCAACCACCCGGCAGAGCAGTACGCCCGCGGGGGCCGGCAGTGCATCAACGAACAGCGAAGTATATGACCTGCAGAAAGAAGAAGACTTGGTGCGTCGCGCGACGGCACTCGGCAAGTCTCCGACAGAAATCGAAGCGCTGCGTAATGGGTATCGAAGCAAGACTCGCGCCGCGGCCGCTATCGCCGGCGAGGGAGAGGGCCGTGGAGGATTCGGCGGCAAGCTCGGCTTTGACCTCGATCTGGGTGGGGGATACGCGCAGCGCTTCGTGAACAGCGATACCCAACGGTTCGCCGATCAGCGCACCAGTCAAGAGGGCGAGACCTCGAGCGAACAGATCAGTCGGGAAGGCTCTCAAACCCACTCGGAGGCTACTGCTGAAGAATCCGGGCAGCATGCGCGGAACGAGCAGTCAGCCTCCCTGACCGAACAAGCGTCCTCGGGAATGCGCGATTCGGCGGATACGTCCCGTTCATCGGATCTTCGTCAGAGAGGCTCGACTCAACAAGTCTCGCGTCTCGAGCAAACACAGAATCTGCTTACCCCGGCGCATCTACGTGACGTCGCCACGCGCAACGGCATGAGCTACAGCCGAATGATGACCCTCCCCGAGACCCAGTTGAGACAGCTCATCTCGGACGACTCGGCTACGCGGGAGATCCTGCGCCAGAACTCCGCTGTGCCCACGAGAGCGCTAAATGGCGGCCGCCTGCCCACGACAGAACGCGCCGTAGTCAGTCAGGGAGCAGGTACGCCGCGCTCCGATGTCGCAGCGAGTTTCGAAAGGATGGCTACCAATGTGGGCAGCACTGATACGACGCCCGTAGAGATAAACACCCTGGCACCGCGAGTCGTACGGGATGCGCACGATCGTGTTGATGCGATGGAAAGCCGCATCGGTAACGACGCCGAACGTCCATTGACTCGGGTCCGTGAGAAGGTCGACCTTCCGGACGCAATGCAGAGGTTAACGGAGCCGGAAAATGACGCGGCGCGCGCCTTGCCCGCGAGGTCGGATGCATACCGCGCGGCTGCAAGGAGAGAGAGCCTCGAAAATGCTGGCGGCGGGTCGCGCAATGCGCCAAATGCTGGCTCGCAGCAGGTACCCGGGGACGTTGCGCACGGCATGAATCCGCAGAAACTATCCGACGCGGACATCAAGATTGTCGAGGTGGGCCAAGCTGAGGCACCTCGCGGGAACGTAGGCGAGGCAACTGCGGCAGCCGGTGCAGTTGTCGACCGGCCGCCGTCCGCGGCATCGCACAAGGTGAACGCCTCGGCGTCACCTGTCGTGGCGGCCGGGTCTACAGACGCGATGCCTCCGCCGGAGCGGGTCGGGGATTCAGCCAATTTGCCAATTGTCGACGGCGCACAGAGACCGTCCGCGTTTGGCGGTCAGGAGAGCGGGAAATCACCCGCCACCTCGCCCTCACCTCAACATAACTTCCAAGACCAATTGAAAAATGGGCCTGGCCGGCCTACTGGAGATCAGTGA
- a CDS encoding conjugal transfer protein TraH → MKPSRWVAAFAAGVIAFSPIASDAMSMQQVFDSINAMGNVSSPRVLQGETMNMYSGGSVFMRTPHKTYQLASVTAPSWGAGCGGIDLFTGGFSFINKEQFVALLRNIGSNALGYAFKLALQNLCPTCDNVMQSLQAIAKDINRMNIDSCQAAEGVVNAVTPDTWKKEQANLADTTGPFMNLYSDMTDAWSNTSNNATQAAATINTATAQNPNLAAKQPYGNVTWQALLQLPDLSTSDREFLMSLVGTVIFPNPSDSNGTEVNPVFLPRIGSVTVEELVGNDPASASTDTIQLYQCDETTKCLNPSTQEVQFTTFRSLVQTKLQRIVDAVANRSALANPTDTFQFLSMTDLPVYKMIAVGTRLNNSAVADQMLATYQSLMAAKYAEAYIRGSAEDLRRAIARYSTVSTSTSLLNQTTRINESIDSVEREARDVVMEAFRQTSNAWSLVEELQSMERAIHSSISPSLRNSLAFGQTLTSGTTQ, encoded by the coding sequence ATGAAACCGTCCCGTTGGGTCGCCGCGTTCGCCGCTGGCGTGATCGCATTCAGCCCCATCGCCTCCGATGCGATGTCGATGCAGCAGGTATTCGATTCCATCAACGCGATGGGCAACGTATCCAGCCCGCGCGTCCTGCAGGGCGAGACGATGAACATGTACAGCGGCGGCAGCGTCTTCATGCGCACACCACACAAGACCTACCAGCTCGCGAGTGTGACGGCGCCGTCGTGGGGCGCTGGCTGCGGCGGGATCGATCTCTTCACCGGCGGGTTCAGCTTCATCAACAAGGAGCAGTTCGTCGCCCTACTGCGCAACATCGGCTCGAACGCGCTCGGCTACGCGTTCAAGCTCGCGCTGCAGAACCTCTGCCCGACCTGCGACAACGTCATGCAGTCGCTGCAGGCGATCGCCAAGGACATCAACCGGATGAACATCGACTCGTGTCAGGCGGCCGAGGGCGTCGTGAATGCCGTGACGCCGGACACCTGGAAGAAGGAGCAGGCGAACCTCGCGGACACAACGGGGCCGTTCATGAACCTGTATTCGGACATGACGGACGCCTGGTCGAACACCAGCAACAACGCCACGCAAGCCGCCGCGACGATCAATACAGCGACCGCGCAGAACCCGAACCTCGCGGCTAAGCAGCCCTACGGCAACGTGACGTGGCAGGCGTTGCTCCAGCTGCCGGACCTGAGCACGTCCGATCGCGAGTTCCTGATGTCGCTGGTTGGCACCGTGATCTTCCCGAACCCCTCTGATTCGAACGGCACGGAAGTCAATCCGGTCTTCCTTCCCCGCATTGGCAGCGTGACCGTCGAGGAACTCGTGGGCAATGACCCGGCCAGCGCGAGCACGGACACCATTCAGCTCTACCAGTGCGACGAGACGACGAAGTGCCTTAACCCCTCCACCCAGGAAGTGCAGTTCACCACCTTCAGATCGCTGGTTCAGACGAAGCTGCAGCGCATTGTCGACGCGGTTGCGAACCGGTCGGCGCTGGCCAACCCTACCGACACGTTCCAGTTCTTGAGCATGACCGACCTGCCGGTCTACAAGATGATCGCGGTCGGCACGCGGCTTAACAACAGCGCCGTGGCGGATCAGATGCTGGCCACCTACCAATCGTTGATGGCCGCCAAGTACGCGGAAGCCTATATCCGCGGGTCAGCCGAGGATCTGCGCCGGGCGATCGCGCGCTACAGCACGGTCAGCACCAGCACCTCGCTGTTGAACCAGACCACGCGCATCAACGAGAGCATTGACTCGGTCGAGCGCGAGGCACGTGACGTCGTCATGGAGGCCTTCCGCCAGACATCGAACGCTTGGTCGCTGGTGGAGGAGCTTCAATCCATGGAGCGCGCGATCCACAGCAGCATATCGCCCTCGCTGCGTAACTCGCTCGCCTTTGGCCAGACCCTGACCTCGGGGACGACGCAATGA
- a CDS encoding conjugal transfer protein TraF, protein MARKLIRLAIAAALAGAAVCPTLGIADGVDYPSAWQCDGQAKFNWYCDDDDKPAAPAIASAAAPADPDDFSRFKTADEMREALKHRLDIATMDPTETNVKSYKRLELYVMAKSATYADVSRRVVWQNPDLDYSLKRPTNNVAVHTYDQARDNDQDAQLRALADKHGLIFFFRHDCPYCHALAPTIRLLADRYGIDVLPVSLDGQGIPDFPNPTADHGQAAIWGVQQVPALFIASKETGDHAMIGSGVLSLQDIVDRIFVLTASKPGELF, encoded by the coding sequence ATGGCGCGAAAACTCATCAGGCTCGCCATCGCGGCCGCGCTCGCCGGTGCGGCGGTTTGTCCGACGCTCGGGATTGCCGACGGCGTCGATTACCCGTCCGCGTGGCAATGCGACGGTCAGGCGAAGTTCAACTGGTACTGCGATGACGACGACAAGCCGGCCGCGCCGGCGATCGCGAGTGCGGCCGCGCCGGCGGACCCCGACGACTTCTCCCGGTTCAAGACCGCCGACGAGATGCGCGAGGCGCTCAAGCACCGGCTCGACATCGCGACGATGGATCCGACCGAAACGAACGTCAAATCGTACAAGCGGCTCGAGCTGTATGTGATGGCCAAGAGCGCGACCTACGCCGACGTGTCGCGGCGCGTCGTCTGGCAGAACCCGGACCTCGACTACTCGCTCAAACGGCCGACCAACAATGTCGCCGTCCACACCTATGACCAGGCGCGCGATAACGATCAGGACGCGCAGCTGCGCGCGCTGGCCGATAAGCATGGGTTGATCTTCTTCTTCCGGCATGACTGCCCGTACTGCCACGCTCTCGCGCCCACCATTCGCTTGCTCGCGGACCGGTACGGGATCGACGTGTTGCCGGTGTCGCTCGATGGCCAGGGCATTCCGGATTTCCCGAACCCGACCGCGGACCACGGTCAGGCCGCGATCTGGGGCGTGCAGCAAGTGCCGGCCCTATTCATCGCGTCGAAGGAAACCGGCGACCACGCCATGATCGGCTCAGGCGTCCTGTCGCTCCAGGACATCGTCGATCGCATCTTCGTTCTTACCGCTTCGAAGCCTGGGGAACTCTTCTGA
- a CDS encoding conjugal transfer protein TraN, producing the protein MTIALRSLFCSALLAILLAAPGAAKAVPTCQLTGETCVEPAGTRTINGIPVYADCWNYQDTYQCQAADAVDDCAPLRQEGCGMVGQQCLSYNDASPSTCDTWQYTYQCVDTPAHTTTVTQCTNTMCAPGAGCFNSSSPSDNALGQVVSGLETGREAGAYGVDASGNIDIFKGYDSSCSIKVLGGAEIKSCCTTNGGGGAYTNNAITGAAVSAGLSIAGTTVKQGIALGSKYVYDELYQTVDSTIVNAGLNQMGAWASNVLNSAGTFGAYGFQFSFSFANGFQFVSFNPYAFAAAVAIQLIESWLTCTQDEQVLSLKRGQDLCVQYAQGCSSKVLGVCVEEKKSYCCFNSLIAKIVNQQGKAQLGLPFAGCSGLTADQLQQLDFSKIDFTEFVNSIQSKAVDQGAILQTIQQQMTTGKGASQ; encoded by the coding sequence ATGACGATCGCCCTTCGCTCTCTTTTCTGTTCCGCGCTGCTGGCGATTTTGCTTGCCGCCCCAGGTGCCGCGAAGGCAGTCCCAACCTGCCAGCTTACCGGCGAGACCTGCGTCGAGCCCGCCGGCACCCGGACCATCAACGGCATACCGGTCTATGCCGACTGCTGGAACTACCAAGACACGTACCAGTGTCAGGCCGCGGATGCCGTCGATGACTGCGCACCGCTTCGGCAGGAAGGCTGCGGAATGGTTGGGCAGCAGTGCCTCTCGTACAACGACGCGTCCCCGAGCACCTGCGACACCTGGCAGTACACCTACCAATGCGTCGACACGCCCGCGCACACGACGACAGTGACGCAATGCACGAACACGATGTGCGCGCCTGGTGCCGGCTGCTTCAACTCGTCGAGCCCTTCGGATAACGCGCTCGGCCAGGTCGTGTCCGGCCTCGAGACGGGGCGCGAGGCGGGTGCCTACGGGGTCGACGCGTCCGGCAACATCGACATCTTCAAGGGCTACGACAGCAGCTGCTCGATCAAGGTCCTTGGGGGCGCCGAGATCAAGAGCTGCTGTACAACGAATGGTGGCGGCGGCGCCTACACGAACAATGCAATCACGGGCGCCGCGGTCAGCGCGGGCCTGTCGATCGCGGGTACGACCGTGAAGCAGGGCATCGCGCTCGGCTCAAAGTACGTCTACGACGAGCTTTACCAGACCGTCGACAGCACGATCGTGAATGCGGGCCTCAATCAAATGGGAGCGTGGGCCTCCAACGTGCTCAATTCCGCCGGCACCTTCGGCGCATACGGGTTCCAGTTCTCGTTCTCTTTCGCGAACGGTTTCCAGTTCGTCAGTTTCAACCCCTATGCCTTCGCCGCCGCAGTCGCTATCCAGCTGATCGAGTCGTGGCTGACCTGCACGCAGGACGAGCAGGTGCTTAGCCTCAAGCGTGGCCAGGATCTCTGCGTCCAGTACGCCCAAGGTTGCTCATCGAAGGTGCTTGGCGTGTGCGTTGAGGAGAAGAAAAGCTACTGCTGCTTCAACTCGCTGATCGCGAAGATCGTGAATCAGCAAGGCAAGGCGCAGCTTGGCCTGCCCTTCGCCGGTTGCAGCGGCCTGACGGCCGACCAACTGCAGCAGCTCGACTTCTCGAAGATCGACTTCACTGAGTTCGTCAACTCCATCCAGTCGAAAGCTGTGGATCAGGGCGCGATCCTGCAGACCATCCAGCAACAGATGACCACCGGCAAGGGAGCTTCCCAATGA
- the trbC gene encoding type-F conjugative transfer system pilin assembly protein TrbC yields the protein MNTTYRLFGAAAIASLILPVLATAQTISGDALGREQQRVEAGRHATFDAAASGAARYRGAMPATGAIDAEMARIQGERAKQMRDAAAKAAHEGNDFPNIPTPALPTASADPLAIAKRYEGRVQRRVTDSFVAFASFSMPDASLVRLIKQMHVAGGTVVFRGFKDDSLKATAAEMQRLGLASGGIVVNPKAFTQYRVERVPAFVVTQGGDADSQVDSSGCALPQTYVSVSGDVTPAYALRRIVDHSPAFASDAARYLTALGDVE from the coding sequence ATGAACACGACCTATCGCCTCTTCGGCGCTGCGGCGATCGCGAGCTTGATCCTGCCTGTCCTCGCCACGGCACAGACGATTTCGGGGGACGCGCTCGGGAGGGAGCAGCAACGCGTCGAAGCAGGCCGGCATGCGACCTTCGATGCGGCCGCGAGCGGCGCCGCGCGCTATCGGGGGGCGATGCCGGCCACCGGCGCCATCGATGCAGAGATGGCCCGCATCCAGGGCGAACGCGCCAAGCAGATGCGCGACGCCGCGGCCAAGGCGGCTCATGAAGGCAATGACTTCCCCAACATCCCCACGCCGGCGCTCCCGACGGCTAGCGCCGATCCGCTGGCGATCGCCAAACGCTACGAAGGCCGTGTGCAGCGTCGTGTGACCGACTCGTTCGTAGCCTTCGCCAGCTTCTCGATGCCCGACGCGTCGCTCGTGCGCCTCATCAAGCAGATGCACGTCGCCGGCGGCACGGTTGTCTTTCGAGGCTTCAAGGACGACTCGCTGAAGGCGACGGCGGCGGAAATGCAGCGCCTCGGTCTCGCCTCCGGCGGGATCGTGGTCAACCCGAAAGCGTTCACGCAGTATCGCGTTGAGCGCGTGCCGGCGTTCGTCGTCACGCAAGGCGGCGATGCCGATAGCCAGGTCGACAGCAGCGGCTGCGCGCTGCCACAGACCTACGTCTCGGTGTCGGGCGACGTGACGCCGGCCTATGCGCTGCGCAGGATCGTCGACCACAGCCCGGCGTTTGCATCGGACGCTGCGCGCTATCTAACGGCCCTGGGCGACGTCGAGTGA
- the traU gene encoding conjugal transfer pilus assembly protein TraU, translated as MRVIILLRRIVLAFALLGGLGLSAPADAGQCVGRFANPVTDICWECAFPMAIGDATLISDGQDDTSNPGGFLCFCNGTFGVRFSFWEPVRRVDVTRSPYCFVSLGGISLDPGISAPEGEVRLQQDNTRHSFYQVHWYTDPVMYYTEILLDDPCMETGSFDVAYLTEVDPTWSDDDLTMLLEPETYLFGSPVAQAACAGDCVLSSLGFGSNLLFWCAGCNGSIYPFNGHVQAHVSAVQASSLLVERMTAKLHREGLMWGTTGDGAMCGYYLQPVMDKTQYKYTMLYPVAQTSQINGQCCQPYGRTSALWGAGKMIPYTGEDFAYEIFRKRNCCQGANLGDLPQ; from the coding sequence ATGCGCGTGATTATCCTGCTGCGCCGGATCGTGCTCGCATTCGCGCTGCTGGGCGGCCTTGGGCTCTCCGCGCCGGCTGACGCTGGCCAGTGCGTGGGCCGCTTCGCCAACCCGGTCACCGACATCTGCTGGGAGTGCGCCTTTCCGATGGCGATCGGTGACGCCACGCTGATCAGCGACGGTCAGGACGACACGTCCAACCCGGGCGGATTCCTGTGCTTCTGCAATGGCACCTTCGGCGTGCGGTTCAGCTTCTGGGAGCCGGTGCGGCGCGTCGACGTCACCCGCTCGCCCTACTGCTTCGTTTCGCTCGGCGGGATCTCGCTCGACCCGGGCATTTCGGCACCCGAGGGTGAGGTACGCCTGCAGCAGGACAACACCCGTCACAGCTTCTACCAGGTCCACTGGTACACCGACCCGGTCATGTACTACACCGAGATCCTGCTCGATGATCCTTGCATGGAGACCGGCAGCTTCGACGTCGCCTATCTCACCGAGGTCGACCCGACCTGGAGCGACGACGACCTGACGATGCTCCTCGAGCCGGAGACCTATCTCTTCGGCAGCCCCGTCGCGCAGGCCGCCTGCGCCGGCGACTGCGTGCTCTCGTCGCTTGGCTTTGGCAGCAACCTGCTCTTCTGGTGCGCGGGCTGCAACGGCTCGATTTATCCCTTCAACGGCCATGTGCAGGCGCACGTGTCGGCCGTGCAGGCGTCATCGCTGCTGGTCGAGCGCATGACCGCGAAGCTCCATCGGGAAGGGCTCATGTGGGGCACCACGGGCGACGGTGCGATGTGCGGCTACTACCTGCAGCCCGTGATGGACAAGACCCAATACAAGTACACGATGCTCTACCCCGTTGCGCAAACCAGCCAGATCAACGGCCAGTGCTGCCAACCCTACGGCCGCACCTCTGCCCTCTGGGGCGCCGGCAAGATGATCCCGTACACCGGCGAGGACTTCGCCTACGAGATCTTCCGCAAGCGCAACTGCTGCCAGGGCGCCAATCTCGGAGACCTCCCCCAATGA
- the traW gene encoding type-F conjugative transfer system protein TraW, with the protein MARTGLWLAIAAMVLAAAGAHSEDLGVVGPTYPIAEHDAVAMLKHRLAQLQASGGLAALEQRARRRAMQDITDMPAVPGVSTVTEYAQRLIDPTVTYSKPVLNDEGAVIVPAGTHINPLDIVTLHERLVFFDGRDPAQVKAARALADRDGAAVKPILIGGSWLDLTKSWKRQVYFDQQGRLTQRFGITRVPAVISQRGNQLLLEEEPAAQLR; encoded by the coding sequence ATGGCACGCACCGGCCTGTGGCTTGCCATCGCGGCAATGGTACTCGCGGCCGCCGGCGCGCACTCCGAGGACCTCGGCGTCGTCGGCCCGACCTATCCGATTGCCGAGCACGATGCGGTGGCCATGCTCAAACACCGCCTCGCGCAACTGCAGGCCAGCGGCGGCCTGGCCGCGCTCGAGCAGCGCGCGCGTCGCCGCGCGATGCAGGACATCACCGACATGCCTGCGGTGCCGGGCGTCTCGACGGTGACCGAGTACGCCCAGCGCCTCATCGATCCAACCGTCACGTACTCGAAGCCGGTTCTGAACGACGAGGGAGCCGTGATCGTGCCCGCCGGCACCCACATCAATCCACTCGACATCGTCACGCTGCACGAGCGCCTGGTGTTCTTCGACGGCCGTGACCCAGCGCAGGTCAAGGCGGCTCGCGCGCTGGCCGATCGCGACGGTGCGGCCGTGAAGCCGATCCTCATCGGCGGCTCGTGGCTCGACCTCACGAAGTCGTGGAAACGACAGGTGTACTTCGACCAGCAAGGGCGTCTCACCCAGCGGTTCGGCATCACGCGGGTGCCGGCTGTGATCAGCCAGCGCGGCAACCAGCTGCTGCTCGAGGAAGAGCCGGCCGCACAACTGCGGTAA
- the lepB gene encoding signal peptidase I has product MTALAIRLLRYRRLLRTLAILLVAAGFGWGIRPWYALGFNLSTSLPGTLYFIDKTTRVPRLGDTIAFRWHGGATYPAGVTFMKHVAGLPGDVVRVSGRDVWVNNTYIGYAKPLSLAGMALFPTEGGVIPPGHYFVATSNPNSLDSRYAISGTVAQDAIVGKAYELF; this is encoded by the coding sequence ATGACCGCGCTCGCGATCCGTCTCCTGCGATATCGGCGCCTGCTGCGCACGCTTGCCATTCTGCTGGTCGCCGCCGGCTTCGGTTGGGGAATCCGACCGTGGTACGCGCTCGGCTTCAACCTGTCGACGAGCCTGCCCGGCACCCTCTACTTCATCGACAAGACGACGCGCGTGCCGCGGCTCGGCGACACGATCGCGTTCCGTTGGCACGGTGGCGCCACGTACCCCGCGGGCGTGACGTTCATGAAGCACGTTGCTGGACTGCCAGGCGACGTCGTGCGGGTGAGCGGCCGCGACGTCTGGGTCAACAACACCTATATCGGCTACGCCAAGCCGCTCTCACTGGCCGGCATGGCGCTGTTCCCGACCGAGGGCGGCGTCATTCCTCCGGGCCACTACTTCGTCGCCACCTCGAATCCGAACAGCCTCGATTCGCGCTATGCGATCTCCGGCACCGTTGCGCAAGACGCGATCGTGGGGAAAGCCTATGAACTCTTCTGA